From the Leptospira andrefontaineae genome, the window ATTTTTCTCACGATATAAAATCGCTCCGAAAAAATAAGCGAATCCTATTCTCTGCAAGACTCCAGGAAATCTAAGATTAGAAAAACTCCATTCTCCGAAAAAATTCAAAAATAATCCCAAAAAGATCAGGATAGATGCTCGTTTTAGTATTTTAGGAAATTCTTGTATTCCATTTGAAATCGAATAAGGAATAGAAGCGCCTACCACAAAAAGAAAAAATGGAAACACCAAATCGGTCGGAGTACATCCGTCCCATTTAGCATGTTTGAGAGGCCAATACATATTGGACCAGGTGCCCGGATTATTTACCAAGATCATACCTGCCACCGTTAGGCCTCTCAAAAGATCTATAGATAAGATACGATTTGGATTTTCAGATTTCAATTTGTGAAACTACCAAAGAGACCTGTGGAATTCCGTGAATCCCCAGACATCTTTGATCTGGACTTCCCTTCCCTTTTCCGGTCTAAAACTTCCTGAAAATTTTCCTACAAATTGTCTAAAATACAATTTGGTCCAGATCAGATTTACTTTTTCTCTTCTTTCTCCCTTTGGTTCGAATTCTAAGCGGATACGCCCTTCTTCGTCCCAAAGTCTCCAAGGTTTGTATGGATCTTTATGAGAAAAATCGAATATACATCTGCTGACCCTCTGTCTTTCAGAATCGATCCAATACGCGTTCTCCGGAAAAAAACTTTCGTTTACTAAAGCGGCAAAATTAGCACCTATCTTTGTCCTATCCGGAAGAACGGAAGAGAACGCGGCCCAATACCAATTTGTCTCTCTTCTTAAATAACCACCGGACCAATCGTAAACCATAGTGGTTCTGGAAGGATCTCGAACGAGCTCCTTCTTCTCATATTTTACGCTGATACGATCGGGAATCAAAGGAGAACATTTTTCAGTAAATGTCCAACGACTTGGCTCGGAAGGATTTAAGACCCTAAGCGGATTATGAGTAATAAGAGAATATGGAAATTCTCCAGAGATCTCTAATTTATTCCCAAAGTTTGCATCGAGTAGAAGTTTTCCTTCTGAATGGGATTTGCGAATATTCAAGAAGGACTTTCCCTTTTTGAAAGAGATCTCGTATTCATCAGGATTGGCCGGGAATTTTAAAGCAAGACCTAAGTCGGGTCCTTTTACATCGAATTCGTAAACTTTTCCCTGATCGAATTTATACAGATAAGCAAACACGTTATACGCATATCCGAGACTCACTGCCGCAATTCCGACCAAGCAGTCTTCCATCATGATCCCTAGATAATTGAAAGAATGGAAAGCGAACTTCTTTTTGAGCCCTTTGATCTCCTTTCCGAAAAAATCCAGAAGAGTAAAATCGTGATGATTGAATTCGATCGGACCATCCCAAACTCCATAGTGTACTTGATTTTCGGGTCCGATAATTTTTTGCATAGATTTCGCTCGATTTTCGAACGCTTAGTTGAAAAATCAATGGGATTTCTACCTCATCAACCAAATCTGCTTTACAATTAACTTTTTCATACCAAGATCGACCTAACATTCGTTCGGGAATATCGGCATAACCATTCATGGGAGAAATCCAGAGCAAGCCTGCAGGAAGTAGAGAAAATCTCGAAGCTTCTGACTTAAAAACTCTGAAAGATAAAAAAACTTCCCGAGAGATCTCAGTTCTTCTCTATCGAGTATTATTTCGAAGTGAAGAAGTTCGGGGAGGTTCGGTCAAAGTTGTTAAAGAGACTTTTATCCGCACTCATTCCAATCATCCTGAACAATTCCCGATCCTAGATAGGGCTAAATTCGTCCGGGATATGATCTCCGTATTCAAGACTTCTACCGTTCTAAATCCTGAAAAACTGGATTCTTTTTTCGCTTCTATACATGCAGCTTTCCAAAACGAGATCAGATATTTTTTAGGCAAATCCACTCAGTTCACATTTGATATCATGTTTCAGGTGATCGAGTCTATCCTTCAAGAGATGAGTCATCCGGAAGACCAAAGAACTGTGGATGTAAAAGATAGGGAACTTATCTTAAAACATTTTAGAGCCTATAACGATCTTTCTAAATTTTTCAATAAGATGGGAACTTCCAAAGCGGTGATCGATAAGAAGGACGATATCATCACTGAGATCTCTATCAATCATAAAGAGATCACAATCGTTTCTATCGAGAATATGTTCCGAAATATTTTGGCCCAGATACTTCTTTCCCGTAAGTACAATTGCGGAACACTGATCGATAAATGGTCTACTGAATACGGTTTTGGTCCGGAACAGGCTCAGTCTATGAGAAATTATATCCAAGAAACTGCACCTTTAACCGATTTCAGAACACAATACGCAAACGCGTTACGCGCTATTGGAACGGAAAATGATATGGACCTGATGTTCCTTAGAACTCTATCCAACTATTATTCATCTTGGGTAACCCAAGTTTCCGAACAGATCCCTGCTTAAAACAGTTTGATTTTTAGGACAGTATCCGTCCAAAAACGGATGGATTACTTACGCGTTCCTCTTTTCTCGATCCTCGTATTCCTCTCTTTATTCGTCATGGAACTAGCTTCCGAATCGGCTTATTCTCCCATGAAATGGGAGGCCGCAGAACCGAAAACATTCTCACCTTCTCCCTTAGCTCCTGATGAGAAGATCAAATCATCGCAAGGAAGTTTGCTGGTAGGAGAAACCCTTTATCTACCCTCAAATTTTTCGGACACAAACGGAAAGAACACCGGCGGTTTGCTCATCAGGAATATTAAGACCGGGGCTGCAAATCGGTTGGATCTAAAGGAAACCGTAAGAGGTCTCGCGTGGGATAAGGAAGAAGAACAAATTTATGTAAGGCTTAAAAAAGAAATTATAGTATTGCAGAACAGTTCCTTGGATATTAAAAAAAGGATCCCCTTCTTTCAAACAACAGCCTCTTGGGGGAATATAGGTTTTGCTCAGGGAAAACTTTTCGAGATCAGAGAAAATAAACTGATTTTTTACGATAAGGAAACCGGATCTGAAATAGAACAGAAGGATCTACCTCTTCCCAAAGTTTCCTTTGCATTCGATTGTTCGGGAAAAGAGATCTTTTTTTGGCATTCAAAGGACGGAACAAATTTACATTCATATGATCCTATTTTAAATAAGATCAAAAATAGTCTTACCGTACATTTGGAATCCAAAGAAGCGGGCAGACTCTCCTGTTTTAAAAACGATCTAATAGTATTAAGCCCAGAATCCGAAGTTTATCAAAATCTAATACGGATAGGGAACGATTACTATTTGGGAAAACAGGAAAATTCTGTGCTCAAAGGAAATCTAAGTTATAGATTTTCACCAAGCAAGGATACGATCCGTTTTGTTTTAAAGATCGCTCCTAAGGAAAATTCTCCGGAAACGGAAATCGCAGTCGCCATCCCACCTCAAGAAACTTCTTCTCAAACTCTGAGCGATGAAAAATTCCATCCCAACGGAAAATTAACCGAAGATAAACAAAATAATCGTACCTTGATCATTCCTATCCCCGCTTTAAGCTCGGGGCAAAGCTGGGAAGAAACAGTATATTCTGCTAAATTAACAAGATATAATATAGATTCAGGTCTTACCAATTTCCAAACTTCTTGGGAAGATTGGAAGGTTCCGAACGAATGGAAACAATATTTAGAGGATGTTTCGGTTTATAAGATATCCGATCCTGAAATTATCCGAATCAGAGATGAACTAAAATCCTCAAGCTCGAATGTGGAAGAATATATACAATCAGTTTACAAATACATCCGAAAGAATATGGTGTATAAGCAGGATGGTAGATTCGATCCTGCGCCTACGGTTCTTCAAAATGGACATGGTTCCTGTACGGAGCATAGTTACGCTCAGATCTCTCTACTACGGAGCGCAGGGATACCGGCTAGAATGGCTTGGAACTGGCTACCTGTAGGAGAAAAAGTAGAGTTGAATCATAAAATTGCAGAAGTATGGCATCCTTCCTTCGGTTGGATACCAATGGAACCTTTGGCTCCTCCTCGAACGAGAGCTGGCCTAACATATGCAAAACATATAATATTTGCAGTACTCAATCAGCCCAGTCATTCCATCAT encodes:
- a CDS encoding DUF2804 domain-containing protein, which encodes MQKIIGPENQVHYGVWDGPIEFNHHDFTLLDFFGKEIKGLKKKFAFHSFNYLGIMMEDCLVGIAAVSLGYAYNVFAYLYKFDQGKVYEFDVKGPDLGLALKFPANPDEYEISFKKGKSFLNIRKSHSEGKLLLDANFGNKLEISGEFPYSLITHNPLRVLNPSEPSRWTFTEKCSPLIPDRISVKYEKKELVRDPSRTTMVYDWSGGYLRRETNWYWAAFSSVLPDRTKIGANFAALVNESFFPENAYWIDSERQRVSRCIFDFSHKDPYKPWRLWDEEGRIRLEFEPKGERREKVNLIWTKLYFRQFVGKFSGSFRPEKGREVQIKDVWGFTEFHRSLW
- a CDS encoding LIC_13029 family protein; amino-acid sequence: MGEIQSKPAGSRENLEASDLKTLKDKKTSREISVLLYRVLFRSEEVRGGSVKVVKETFIRTHSNHPEQFPILDRAKFVRDMISVFKTSTVLNPEKLDSFFASIHAAFQNEIRYFLGKSTQFTFDIMFQVIESILQEMSHPEDQRTVDVKDRELILKHFRAYNDLSKFFNKMGTSKAVIDKKDDIITEISINHKEITIVSIENMFRNILAQILLSRKYNCGTLIDKWSTEYGFGPEQAQSMRNYIQETAPLTDFRTQYANALRAIGTENDMDLMFLRTLSNYYSSWVTQVSEQIPA
- a CDS encoding transglutaminase-like domain-containing protein, encoding MKWEAAEPKTFSPSPLAPDEKIKSSQGSLLVGETLYLPSNFSDTNGKNTGGLLIRNIKTGAANRLDLKETVRGLAWDKEEEQIYVRLKKEIIVLQNSSLDIKKRIPFFQTTASWGNIGFAQGKLFEIRENKLIFYDKETGSEIEQKDLPLPKVSFAFDCSGKEIFFWHSKDGTNLHSYDPILNKIKNSLTVHLESKEAGRLSCFKNDLIVLSPESEVYQNLIRIGNDYYLGKQENSVLKGNLSYRFSPSKDTIRFVLKIAPKENSPETEIAVAIPPQETSSQTLSDEKFHPNGKLTEDKQNNRTLIIPIPALSSGQSWEETVYSAKLTRYNIDSGLTNFQTSWEDWKVPNEWKQYLEDVSVYKISDPEIIRIRDELKSSSSNVEEYIQSVYKYIRKNMVYKQDGRFDPAPTVLQNGHGSCTEHSYAQISLLRSAGIPARMAWNWLPVGEKVELNHKIAEVWHPSFGWIPMEPLAPPRTRAGLTYAKHIIFAVLNQPSHSIIKGGDTLANFTKPAGGATRSVSIELIPEISHRSAKQYGSEAEEIYQKSNPVKNRILEKYEERIVE